The genomic window CCGGTGGCAATATCCACGCGCACCTGCTCTATGGCCCTGAAGGTCAGAAAGTTGGCGTAAGAAGTGACCACTGGAATCTTCCCCGATAGTGCCAGGCCCGCTGCCACGCCTATCATGGTCTGCTCCGCTATACCGACATTAAAACTTCGTTCGGGAAATTTCTTCACAAAGTCGCCGTAACGCGATGCGGAATCCGCCGCCACCGCCACCACTTTTAGGTTTTCTTGCCCCACTTTTACTAGGGCTTCGGCAAATGAGGTTCTGGTAGACTTTTTCATCTCACTCATGGCCAAGTTCCTCCAGTGACAGTTCATTTTTTAATTCTTCATACTGCTGTCGAGTCAGCACCTTATAGTGCCACTCGATTTTATTTTCGGCCGCTTTTAAACCCTTGCCTTTTATGGTACTGGCAATAACGGCGGAGGGCTTGCCGCAAACAAAAGGAACCTGTTTAAATGTCGAAAGCAATTCTTCTATATTGTGGCCGTCCACAACCCTGACGCCCCATCCAAAAGACTTCCATTTGTCCGCCAGAGGCTCCAGCTGACTTATATTTTCCGTAAAATCTCCCAGTTGAAGTTTATTCCTGTCTACTATCACTATCAGATTATCCAGTCTGTGATGGGCAGCCGTCATGGCGGCCTCCCAGTTGCTTCCTTCCTGCAGCTCCCCATCGCCCGTCACTACAAAAACTCTGCTGTCCCTTCCATCTATGCGTGCCGCCAGCGCCATCCCCATACCAAGGGCTATACCGTGCCCCAGCGAGCCAGTGTTGGCCTCAACCCCCGGAAGCTTCATCTCGGGATGCCCCGGAAGCATGGTGTCATATTTTGAACAAAATTCTTCTAGTAGTTTTCTCTCAAAAAAACCCGCCTGCGAAAGGATGGAATAAAGCGCCAGGCAGCCGTGGCCTTTGCTCAAGATGAATCTATCCCTTTTGGGCCAGCCTGGATTTTGCGGGTCATAACGCATTATGCCTTTATACAGCACAGCCAGGATTTCCGCCAGGGAAAGTGCGGGCCCCAGATGTCCGGTCCCCGCCCTGGTGCTCATCCAGATGGAATCCTTTCTGATTCTGTCGGCAGTCTCTCTTATGATATGGACATCCTCCAAAGGTTCATATACAGGCGGCATATTTTGATCACTCCCTCTAAAACAACGATTGCACATAGTTTTCCAAATCTATTACGGCCTTTGAAAACTGATTATAAGTGGTAACGGTCGGTTCTATTTTTTCGAAATCTTCGGGTTTGATGGTATCCTCACCGTAACCTTCCGCAAAATACGGTATCTTCAAGAGTTTTTCCAAAACATCGTCCGGAACGGGTTCTCCGCTACTATTTTCAACCGGCCTATCCATATAGAGCAGCATAAAGGATTTTATTAACTCGGGATTCATGGTAAATACCAGATTGCATCCGGCGAGTTTTTCGATATGCCATATATACTGGATATCATTTATCTTTGGACTTACCCTGCCGGAGGCTACGAGCATCTTGCTGGGGTAATTCCTTTCCGCCAGTATCCGGCAGGCTTTTTTGGTTATGGCAATCCCAGCCCATCTTTTCATTTTTTCAGTCAATTCTATACCTTTTTCCGAGGCCTGTTCGGCAAAGATTTTGGCGTCTTCGAACCTGCCTATCATTATGGTGATGACCGAGCGCCATCTGGAATAATCCGTTCCGTAATTTTCTCCGGTTTCTTTTCCCTGCTTTACGGCTTCAGCCACAGCCATTATCTGCGGCAGCGTAAAGCAAAGGGTGGCATTGGTGGGGACCCCAAGAGATGTGAGAATAAAAATAGCCAGCACTCCAGCCCTGGTGGCCGGGATTTTCACCATGATGTTCGGCTGCAGGGCTTTCAGTTCCAATCCCTGCCTTACCATTTCCCTCGCATCAGTAAGAAGCCTTGGATCTACCTGAGCGGAAACGTAACCGTACTTATAGCCGGATGTTTCAAATAAAGGCATGTAGCGCGCGGCGCCCCTTCTGCAGGCTTCTTTATACGCTTCCCAGGCAATCTGCCTGTAGTCCATACAGGGATTTTGCCGTATTAAATCCCTAATTATCCTTTCCCACTGATCTTTAAGTTTGTCAAACACTGCTTTGGTGAGGGGCGGATTTGTGGTTACCCCCCTGAAAACCCAGTTTGCCGGATCCGATTTTTCATCCCACATTTTTGCTAATTGCAGGGTAATCAGCTCTTTTAAATCTTCTGGTGCGGATTCGATGAAACTTTCACACCATTT from Biomaibacter acetigenes includes these protein-coding regions:
- a CDS encoding transketolase, translating into MRETADRIRKDSIWMSTRAGTGHLGPALSLAEILAVLYKGIMRYDPQNPGWPKRDRFILSKGHGCLALYSILSQAGFFERKLLEEFCSKYDTMLPGHPEMKLPGVEANTGSLGHGIALGMGMALAARIDGRDSRVFVVTGDGELQEGSNWEAAMTAAHHRLDNLIVIVDRNKLQLGDFTENISQLEPLADKWKSFGWGVRVVDGHNIEELLSTFKQVPFVCGKPSAVIASTIKGKGLKAAENKIEWHYKVLTRQQYEELKNELSLEELGHE
- a CDS encoding transaldolase family protein, whose protein sequence is MVRNIYNTGAMERLGQTSGDMELWWDSNPLVYEKWCESFIESAPEDLKELITLQLAKMWDEKSDPANWVFRGVTTNPPLTKAVFDKLKDQWERIIRDLIRQNPCMDYRQIAWEAYKEACRRGAARYMPLFETSGYKYGYVSAQVDPRLLTDAREMVRQGLELKALQPNIMVKIPATRAGVLAIFILTSLGVPTNATLCFTLPQIMAVAEAVKQGKETGENYGTDYSRWRSVITIMIGRFEDAKIFAEQASEKGIELTEKMKRWAGIAITKKACRILAERNYPSKMLVASGRVSPKINDIQYIWHIEKLAGCNLVFTMNPELIKSFMLLYMDRPVENSSGEPVPDDVLEKLLKIPYFAEGYGEDTIKPEDFEKIEPTVTTYNQFSKAVIDLENYVQSLF